The following are encoded together in the Salvia hispanica cultivar TCC Black 2014 chromosome 6, UniMelb_Shisp_WGS_1.0, whole genome shotgun sequence genome:
- the LOC125195557 gene encoding receptor-like protein EIX1, translating into MPDLRAFSSLTQLNLSANNFTGSIPVSVGQLAKLQLLDLSHNSLEGLVSESHFIKHDKLNTLDLSFNSLIFDIPLDWSHLYQLKTLYLARCNVGPYFPKWIRFQRNLSFLDLSGANIADEAPEWFWNSFSLLQNLYLYDNQIWGTIPNLSFTSIEFMDLSVNHFSGSILLFPANADRIYLSGNMVSGSISSICKTHLISDNQLSGFLPNCRSIFPTCTLPIWLTTVFSGEIPASFGNLRNFVSLHMHGNNLSGELPYNLRHCQELRFIDLGGNNLNGEIPTWIGRLYNMQYLILRGNKLHGSIPIEICHLTNIHVLDLSLNNLSSIIPGCFNNFTTLASKNASNLDIPCFGSIYFGNLSFHWKGRDLEYKGNLGFLKLIDFSSNGLIGNIPKSFAHLRGLKSLNLSRNSLSEYIIPNIGKMEMLDSLELSS; encoded by the coding sequence ATGCCAGACCTGAGAGCATTTTCTTCATTGACACAACTGAACCTTTCGGCTAACAACTTTACAGGTTCCATTCCTGTAAGTGTTGGCCAACTCGCCAAGCTTCAACTTCTAGATCTTTCTCATAATTCTTTGGAAGGTTTAGTCTCAGAATCCCACTTCATCAAGCATGATAAGTTAAACACACTTGACTTATCCTTCAATTCATTGATCTTCGATATTCCCCTTGATTGGAGCCATCTTTACCAGTTGAAAACACTATACTTAGCTAGGTGCAATGTGGGTCCATATTTTCCGAAATGGATCCGGTTTCAAAGGAATTTGTCATTTCTTGATCTTAGTGGTGCCAATATAGCAGATGAAGCCCCAGAGTGGTTTTGGAATTCGTTCTCTTTATTACAGAACTTATATCTCTACGACAATCAAATATGGGGTACAATTCCGAATCTATCGTTCACCTCCATCGAGTTCATGGATCTTAGTGTCAATCATTTTTCAGGTTCCATACTATTATTTCCTGCCAATGCAGATCGTATTTACTTGAGTGGAAATATGGTCAGTGGttcaatttcatctatttGCAAAACTCACCTCATCTCAGATAATCAGTTGTCAGGATTTCTTCCCAACTGCAGGAGCATATTCCCAACTTGCACACTCCCCATTTGGTTAACAACAGTTTTTTCGGGTGAAATTCCCGCCTCTTTTGGCAATTTACGAAACTTCGTTTCACTGCATATGCATGGCAATAATTTATCTGGTGAGTTGCCTTACAATTTGAGACATTGCCAGGAATTGAGATTCATTGATCTTGGAGGGAACAATTTGAATGGAGAGATCCCGACTTGGATTGGCCGGTTGTATAACATGCAATATCTAATCCTTCGTGGAAATAAATTGCATGGTAGTATTCCTATTGAGATATGTCATCTTACTAATATTCATGTTTTGGATTTATCCCTAAACAACCTGTCTTCGATAATACCTGGTTGCTTCAACAATTTCACTACATTGGCTAGTAAGAATGCTTCAAATCTCGATATACCTTGTTTTGGTTCGATATACTTTGGAAATTTATCCTTTCATTGGAAAGGTCGTGATTTAGAATACAAGGGAAATCTTGGGTTTCTTAAACTCATTGATTTTTCAAGCAATGGATTGATAGGCAACATTCCAAAATCATTTGCCCACTTGAGGGGATTAAAATCCTTGAATCTATCAAGAAATAGTTTGTCTGAATATATAATTCCTAATATTGGTAAAATGGAGATGCTAGATTCTCTTGAACTGTCATCATAA
- the LOC125195556 gene encoding receptor-like protein EIX2, whose product MEREREALLSLKNGLIDDYGHLSSWQSDGCCEWHGVKCNNTTGHVIALRVNGVKLRGNIGSSLLELHHMEYLDLSRNDFGGIPIPEFIVSMKQLQHLYLGSSNFSGIVPLQIGNLMIGPSI is encoded by the coding sequence atggagagggagagagaagctCTTCTAAGCTTGAAGAATGGCCTCATTGATGACTATGGCCATCTCTCGTCGTGGCAAAGCGATGGATGCTGCGAATGGCATGGTGTTAAGTGCAACAACACCACAGGCCATGTCATCGCCCTCCGTGTTAATGGCGTGAAATTAAGAGGTAATATTGGTTCTTCATTGCTTGAGTTGCATCATATGGAATATCTTGACCTCAGTCGGAATGATTTTGGAGGCATTCCAATCCCGGAATTCATTGTTTCCATGAAACAGTTGCAACACTTGTATCTTGGGAGTTCTAACTTTTCGGGGATTGTTCCTCTTCAGATAGGGAACCTTATGATAGGGCCCTCGATCTAG
- the LOC125195555 gene encoding receptor-like protein EIX2: MDLLTFKNGLIDEDGILSSWQSNECCRWNGVECNNTTRHVITLQLDDANLRGKIGSSLLELHHLNYLDLSRNDFGGILIPEFIGSMKQLQHLYLRSSNFSGIVPPQIGNLTNLRSLDLSYNSLKTENIDWLSSLVLESLEILDLSSNKLNGSIPDLSQFSSLTQMNLSANNFTGSIPLSIGQLSKLQLLDLSHNSLEGLVSESHFIKLDKLKTLDLSFNSLIFDIPLDWSPPFQLKSISLAGCNVGSYFPKWIRTQRNLSYLDLSSANITDEAPRWLWHSSSLLQNLYLYDNKISGIVPNLSSTSIEFMDLSYNHFSGSIPIFPANANVIYLSGNMFTGSISSICETHHHRLRYLLISHNKLSGDVPNCWENMPNLHTLHLANNSLSGEIPASFGNLQNFVSLKMHDNNLSGELPYNLRHCQELRFIDVGGNNLNGEIPAWIGQMYNMQYLILRGNKLHGSIPREICHLTNILVLDLSLNNLSSIIPDCFNNFTTLARKNATNLDIDCSGSIYLGFFSLHWKGHELEYRGNLGFLKLIDISSNRLVGNIPKSFAHLRGLKSLNLSRNSLTGHIIPDIGQMVILDSFDLSHNQLSGKIPTGLTEIYSLGFLDLSNNNLSGKIPTSTQLQSFDASSYANNHELCGDPLPKCPDDSLRPSTTNPGVNMNEKDGNNFSFMEEVGISMGFGFIFGFWGVVGLFILKKSWRIAFFTFLDVAGDWVYVRTSVFVSKWRSN, from the coding sequence atggaTCTTCTAACCTTCAAAAATGGCCTCATCGATGAGGATGGCATTCTCTCGTCGTGGCAAAGCAACGAATGCTGCAGATGGAATGGTGTTGAGTGCAACAACACCACTCGCCATGTCATCACACTCCAACTTGATGATGCAAATTTGAGGGGTAAGATTGGCTCTTCGTTGCTTGAGTTGCATCATTTAAATTATCTTGATCTCAGTCGGAATGATTTTGGAGGCATTCTAATCCCGGAATTCATTGGTTCCATGAAACAGTTGCAACACTTGTATCTTAGGAGTTCTAACTTTTCTGGGATCGTTCCTCCTCAGATAGGGAACCTTACCAACCTGCGCTCACTTGACCTCTCGTATAACTCTTTGAAAACTGAGAATATTGATTGGCTTTCTAGTCTTGTATTGGAATCACTCGAAATACTGGACTTGTCTTCTAATAAACTCAATGGATCGATACCCGACCTGAGtcaattttcttcattgaCACAAATGAACCTTTCCGCGAATAACTTTACAGGCTCCATTCCTCTAAGTATAGGCCAACTCTCCAAGCTTCAACTTCTAGATCTTTCTCATAATTCTTTGGAAGGTTTAGTCTCTGAATCCCACTTCATCAAGCTTGATAAGTTAAAGACACTTGACTTATCCTTCAATTCATTGATCTTTGATATTCCCCTTGATTGGAGCCCTCCTTTTCAGTTGAAATCTATATCTTTAGCCGGGTGCAATGTGGGttcatattttccaaaatggATCCGAACTCAGAGGAATTTGTCGTATCTTGATCTCAGTAGTGCCAATATAACAGATGAAGCCCCTAGGTGGTTGTGGCATTCGTCTTCTTTATTACAAAACTTATATCTCTACGACAATAAAATAAGTGGTATAGTTCCAAATTTATCGTCCACCTCCATCGAGTTCATGGATCTTAGTTACAATCATTTCTCAGGTTCTATACCAATATTTCCTGCAAATGCTAATGTTATTTACTTGAGTGGAAATATGTTCACCGGttcaatttcatctatttGCGAAACGCACCACCATCGGCTTAGATACCTCCTTATCTCACATAATAAGTTGTCAGGGGATGTTCCCAACTGTTGGGAGAATATGCCCAACTTGCACACTCTCCATTTGGCTAACAACAGTCTTTCTGGTGAAATTCCCGCCTCTTTCGGCAATTTACAAAACTTTGTTTCACTAAAAATGCATGACAACAACTTATCTGGTGAATTGCCTTACAATTTGAGACATTGCCAAGAATTGAGATTCATTGACGTTGGAGGGAACAATTTAAATGGAGAGATCCCCGCTTGGATTGGCCAGATGTATAACATGCAATATCTAATCCTTCGTGGTAATAAATTGCATGGCAGTATTCCTCGCGAGATATGCCATCTTACtaatattcttgttttggaTTTGTCCCTAAACAATCTGTCTTCGATAATACCTGATTGCTTCAACAATTTCACTACGTTGGCTCGTAAGAATGCTACAAATCTTGATATAGATTGTTCTGGTTCAATATACTTGGGatttttttcacttcattGGAAAGGTCATGAATTGGAATATAGGGGAAATCTCGGGTTTCTTAAACTCATTGATATTTCAAGCAATAGATTGGTCGGCAACATTCCAAAATCATTTGCCCACTTGAGGGGATTAAAATCCCTGAATCTATCAAGAAATAGTTTGACAGGACATATAATTCCTGATATTGGCCAAATGGTGATTCTAGATTCTTTTGATCTATCACACAACCAACTTTCAGGCAAGATACCTACAGGTTTGACAGAAATATACTCTCTTggttttcttgatttgtcGAACAACAATTTATCCGGAAAAATCCCAACGAGCACTCAACTTCAAAGCTTCGATGCATCATCTTATGCTAATAATCATGAACTTTGTGGTGACCCTCTTCCAAAATGCCCTGATGATAGCTTGAGGCCTTCCACCACAAATCCAGGGGTAAACATGAATGAGAAAGATGGCAACAACTTCTCATTTATGGAGGAAGTTGGTATATCAATGGGCTTTGGTTTTATCTTTGGATTTTGGGGTGTTGTTGGTTTGTTCATATTGAAGAAATCATGGAGAATTgcattctttacatttctggATGTGGCTGGAGATTGGGTCTACGTTAGGACTTCTGTGTTTGTATCCAAATGGAGATCAAACTAA